The DNA window CAGAGGGAGGCTGCGAGCCCCCCCATCCCGGCCTTGCCGCACCCGTCGATCACAGCCGCCAGGGTGTGACCGTCCTCGATCACCTCCCGCTGGAGACCATACTGATCCCCATAGACCCGATCAAGGGCTGCGGGAGATGCCTGTTCTGCAGCCGCAAAGACGATCGCCGAGAGGAGGGGTTCCTCTGACCCCTGCTCTCCCTCATCTGCGATGATCTGTTTGACCGTCTCCTCATCGCCGCTGATCCCGGCCAGGTACGGCGAGGTGGCCAGTAGCAACTGCTCTTCCCGGGTCCGACCCGGGAGGAGGAGGCCACGCTCCGGCGAGACCACGCTGTTGCCAACCCCTTCATTGAAGATATCCCGGTTCGGTCCTTCCATCTGCTGATGATCACCGATCATCCCGAGCAGTGCAAGTCCCGCCAGGTCGCGGTTGTCCCCGAGGGCGGAGGCGACCAGATACGCACACCCTGACGCCGGGAGGACCTGCTCACCATCGAGCCCGAAGAGGTTCGGGTTCAGGTGATAGGCCCCCGGGAACCCGGGTGTGTGATGGTCGATCACGATCGTCTGGTCGGGGAGGCCTGCGCTGCCGGATCCCATATCACAGAGGATGACCGGCTGCTCCGGATCCTCAGCGAGTGCAGGGAGGCTGCCAGCTATCCTGAGCCGGAACCCGATGCCGAGCCGGTAGAGCCCATGGCAGAGGATCGCCGCTGCGGCTATCCCATCCGCATCATGGTGCCCGTACACCTCGACATACTCCTGTTTCCGCAGATGATCGGCGATCAGCGCTGCCCTCTCCCCCAGTGACATGACGACGCCTGTGGTCTACCGTGAGAGCAGAATCTCAGCGGTATCAGGTTTGTAGACCCAGCCTGCGGGGAGCTTCTTGGAGCCCACGTAGTACTTGACCAGCCGCCGAACCTTGGACTCAGTCAGCTGGAGCTGCCGCTTGTTCAGCAGGTCCTTCTTATTCTCCCCCATGTGCTTTCGCATCCGGAGTGCCTTGACTATCAGGTTCCGGAGATCCTCAGGGATCTCAGAAGCGAGCCCGTTCTCTTTTAAGACCGCGTTGATCCGCTTTCCGGTCGCCAGCTTCACATCAGGGACGCTGTACCGGTCACGGAGGATCAACCCGATCTCACTGGTCGACTTCTCGTTCTTCTTGAGTTCGACGATCAGTTTCTCAATCTCTGTGCTGTCAGTCGTGGACCAGACAGGCGCTTCTGTCCTGTGCGGCCTCACTGAGCCGGATTTACCCCTGCATCGGGCATGCATTCGTGCCATAATTCACCTCCAAATCTATCAGAGTAAGTCCAGAAAAGAGCATGTACGTATTTGTGCGTACGTCTGTTGCATCAGCTCTGTAATCCCTGAGCCCAGATCTCTGGGCAGTGCCATCCCCTGATTGTTCAGGAATCTGCAGAAAAACTGCAATCCGGCACGTCGGACTTACGTATGATTACACCGTTCACACAGTGCTACCCTACCTATTGGTGACCTGACGATAATAAGGATACTGGTGGATAGACCCTTTCCCAGCTGGTCAATCCACCGCCAGGAACGTAAGCGGGGAAGAAATATTAAAAAATTATTTTTTATCTTTTTTCTTGGACTTGCCCATCGATAGGATATCCACCGCGTACTGCCCCTCTTTTCCCAGCCCGAGCACAAGTCCCCCGTTCTGAGCGAGTTTCTCGATATTGATCTCGTACGAACCGGGTCCATTGATGCTGATGCTCTCGAGCCGATCGAATATATCCTTCTCTCGCTCTTTATGGGCCGGTCTCACCTGGACAGTCT is part of the Methanosphaerula palustris E1-9c genome and encodes:
- a CDS encoding 30S ribosomal protein S15; the protein is MARMHARCRGKSGSVRPHRTEAPVWSTTDSTEIEKLIVELKKNEKSTSEIGLILRDRYSVPDVKLATGKRINAVLKENGLASEIPEDLRNLIVKALRMRKHMGENKKDLLNKRQLQLTESKVRRLVKYYVGSKKLPAGWVYKPDTAEILLSR
- a CDS encoding DHHA1 domain-containing protein, which codes for MSLGERAALIADHLRKQEYVEVYGHHDADGIAAAAILCHGLYRLGIGFRLRIAGSLPALAEDPEQPVILCDMGSGSAGLPDQTIVIDHHTPGFPGAYHLNPNLFGLDGEQVLPASGCAYLVASALGDNRDLAGLALLGMIGDHQQMEGPNRDIFNEGVGNSVVSPERGLLLPGRTREEQLLLATSPYLAGISGDEETVKQIIADEGEQGSEEPLLSAIVFAAAEQASPAALDRVYGDQYGLQREVIEDGHTLAAVIDGCGKAGMGGLAASLCLRSAVSIAEAWAVTARFRQQVIAAINGREQIGDWAGCYMVPDSALVGDVADALQCDLPSGDLVVVVAAEGPTSRLSVRTPQTREIDLGRLLADLALDYGGTGGGHRHRGGATIRSAAVPGFLEQLTEALV
- a CDS encoding Zn-ribbon domain-containing protein codes for the protein MPHKCTHCEKIFEDGSPEILKGCPACGGKKFLYVREEDHPVDQVEGMPAPAIEADKSPVGTIEELGGDQETVQVRPAHKEREKDIFDRLESISINGPGSYEINIEKLAQNGGLVLGLGKEGQYAVDILSMGKSKKKDKK